From the Helianthus annuus cultivar XRQ/B chromosome 17, HanXRQr2.0-SUNRISE, whole genome shotgun sequence genome, the window ATTAGTTTACAAATCTTAAATACTTATATAACGTAGTTATTATAACTTATTAACTAGTAAACATGTATATGTGTTTGCACAATATAAATTTTTTAAATTTGGTTGCTAGTTTTATTGAATTTTCTTTATAAACATGCGTATTATAGTTTGACATATCCATACTGCAAAATATTTAAGAAAAAACATTTATTCAACCAGTATAATACACAACTTTCTAACCTAATTGAATTTATAAAGTAGCAAGATAATCTCTTTAACTAAGTGATAAGAACTAGAAAGTTATATACATGCTATTTAAGCttgttttttcttttatataCTTACGATTTTTCATGGATATCTGAAGCAACTCATGAATACGGTATATGTAAGATGTTTTAACATATCTATAAATTATGTAAGATACTAAGGGTCTGTTTGgcatggggtaatggaatggacgggggaatggaatggacgaggtaatggaatgaatgaggtaatggaattgatCATTACTATTCCATTGTCTTGTTTGGTTACAATGTGAGAATGGAATTAACCATTACTTTTGTTGTTTGGTATGCGAGAaaagacgaaggaataaaatTGGATAGTGGTGGTCAATGATGGGCGGCGatggtgggtggtgataggtgACAGTTGTAGCGGCAACGGTGTTGGTGGGTGGAGACGGCGACGGGCGGTGAgagcgatggtggtggtgggtgacgacgaaggtgggtggcggcggtggttgGAGGTGGAAGCGGTGGCGACGGTGGTGGAAGGTGgtagcggtggtggcggtgggtgtTGGTGGTTGATAGCGATGGCGGAGGTGGGTGGCGACGGCGGTGGTGATCGGAGGTGGCATCGGCGatggtgggtggtgataggtggcagtTGTAGCGGCGACGGTGTTGGTTGGTGGAGACAGCGGCGAGTGGAGACGGCGTCGGGCGATGagagcggtggtggtggtgggtgacgaCGAAGGTGGCTGGTGGCGATGGTTGGAGGTGGTAGCGGTGGCGACGGTGGTGGAAGGTAgtagcggtggtggcggtgggtggtGTTGGTTGATAACGATGGCGGAGGTGGGCTACGGCGGTGGTGATCGGAGGTGGCATCGGCGATGGTGACGACGATGATcgaaggtgggtggtggcggtgatcgGAGGTAGCAACAGCGATGGTGGATGGCTGCGACGGCAGTGGCGGGGATGgaggtgtcacaccctggctttgcggaagcgtggttaatttggtgtgacttcttaataccatagcttaatcataacaaagctatatgaattaaaaacatgcaagaatcatccattaagttttaaaaccaaacatagtatcattGTTTAAACGGAACAACACTCTaataaccataacattgtttcccaaacaaaacaacttaaacataacataaacacagtttaaggactgtgacttgtccaggaaagagtcacattccctaaactccggatgaccttggaaactagtgcagcgggaaaacgtgccataccgtgccagatcttttaattccctgaaatacatgtaagttgaaaaatcaacaataatgttgagcgagttcatgtgtaagtgagtaaataaacctttgttcgtataaaaatcctggtatgtagcaaataaggaaaaagagatcaccaatggtttgcaaggccattgatatgtgtgaaatgcaagtaggaaggctcaaacctagcaaatttatgcgtcgggtacaaagtcatcccgaggtccgttatgctgggcctgggactgggctcgctacacccaaatagatctatcgctcctgcccctcggtcctaccatgaggattaatgacctcaagtttccgcctacccattcacatgatctaaatagtaaccctccttacgctaaccataccatgtataaagtattcataatcaaagtaacatgtatttcacccccgtagtatagaaaactgaaaacagttaagagaaaagggggacatgaactcacagtcagtgcgtctctaccaagtactccgaatgtcagctgtgcgacgacctacatgtactaattctattagacggatggccgtgccttagctttatagtttaggtttttgggaaatagttagacaactatttcgtgtttatattttgcatgtacttggtagttaatctccttcccaaggatgggggatttaatacatgtgcgttcaatttataatattaagtctcacttaatatatcttcattccaaatataaatatttttctcaaaaatattatatttccatttcacataatttttccccaaaaataatacattgataaaatatacgttcataatcatttccgtataatgcgtaagttacgttttagtaatcgtgtggtaataataattaccgttgtaacttatatgtttatcgtgaaagcgtttgtattattttggattcgtcaacgtttgtaaatattatttttactctaaaaataatatttgtgtattttcacaaaataatcataaacagtgttttgaaaaatatatttaccaaatatatatttgtcacgtttagttttgtgaaaatcccacctccgaatatttgtaaataaagtcgtggcgaaatatattttgaaaacatatcaaaaataattctaacacttgtaaataattctaagtgttatatttttagaaaaatttcgccagagtttcccctgtaactaaAGGTGGctacgctttcaagcgtatcattttcttttacaaaatcatttcaacacttctttaaatcaaccaatcaatttccgacacatcaaactagtcgacaagtatgtaaatcgtataatcgcatgaacttgtagtttttccgaaaactatagtgtagatcccgttatattttgtggatctatgtgtaaagtaactaaatcttgtaaaaacctcgtttttagaataaatctatctttacatcttcccgtcatcttttacaaaaattgttattttgccggatctttcatttcacaagtgtttatacacttgtggtttgtaaaaatcatatttgttagtgtgttatccgatTTTTAGGAAACATgatttttctcgacacttggtcctttgaaaataccacttgcagatacgtagatccgctagttttaaacactattttgcaagtagaaatacttttacacaagttcatgtttctcgtgtggtagagtttcaccttttaacccttgtaccgatagaaacaagcttatgtcaagatctatgatcttaacaaagtcgggttaaacgatgatccgagctaccacaacgtagatcgggcctaaataatcatcatttccaagtactacaacttttacacaagtattaagcttttaaccaactatattcatgttttagtagactttaaagattcaaaatgcaagtttccgagttttaaccgttacaaatcttattaaccaccttagaatgatccgagtatgagttttaagtgttatacctctagctcggggctagggaagaatctatgcgaaaatgtggtggataaaagcaagataacgaggtccttcgccttccgttagctccaagactccttatgcgagatccttaacacttgtgtgatgttggaatggaatgaacaagagccgaaaatggatgtagaagggggagggggttcggccgagagttggGAGCAAGAGAGGAGAGAAAGTCTTGGGTGATTTGTGGTGTGAATAATCTAATGTGTTGATGATGATACTTATAGGCAAAGCTTAACATGGTTAACCAATGGTTTGTATGTCATCAAGATATGAGACAAGAGCCAATATTATAATGAAAAATGGTACATGTCAAGGTCACAAGGTGAccgatcggcccaaggggggggtcTCTAGTTCAATTCCAATCAAATGGTTAGTGTTTagttactttaaaccaagttagatttagggttaactcggttagtcacatgttgtgctttaacgcgggtgttagggtattcagggaccctaactggctcagaaaaagaccaataatattattgtcaatatttttatgttccgggtataatccggttgttcggttagatagaaatccgttaaagtgcttaaataagcttttaagtgtcgtaaataatatttttagtgacacactcattctgcaaagtgtcaggaatatttccctcatgttttggcactttattagttagccagaagctagtatgttaataaaagtgctgtggcttgtgcttagagtacgttttaggcacatccagtcattatgtcttattcctagagacgcagttctacaacccttgtatccctacactcactatgggtgtagtaaaatatttctggctcatacaggcccttagaggcagtgtctgcctgatgctggctttatcagcatgttcaataggttatccgttctaatgctactgtgcttttgtgcatcatgtttgtcactaaggttcaacgtgtaaataatgtagtgacggaaatcaaagtatgatgcaggaatatacaagtactagaaatcaagtagcagtttgtcaGCAATTTcaattaagcacagtaattaagtagcaattaattatttattaaatcGTGCGgttacctggtttagtgagggttgtcacattctccccccgttagaaaaatttcgtcccgaaattttaagttttgcttgtagaagcagggttctcaggaaataggtgggggtatttctctttcattcggtcctcacgctcccaggtgaattcaggaccatgtctagcattcccacgaactttgacgagcttgacactgctccggcgggtcttgttaattttccaatccgtgacctcaacaggttcttcaacgaaatggagcgtgtcgtcaacatgaatttcgtcggtaggaatgacaacggtatcttgtgttggacttctcttcagattggatacatgaaatgtatcctgaacgccattcagttcggcaggtaggtccaacttgtatgctactaacccgattctctccaagatcttgaacggtccaatatacctcgggttcaactttccacgtttcccaaagcgtgccacacccttccagggtgataccttcaacaaaaccatctcaccaacctcaaactctagaggtttcctgcttcgatccgcgtaggctttctgcctgtcacgagccgcactgatgcggtctcgtatctgtgcgatcttatctgtggtttcctgtaccacttcaggaccaaccaattgtctatcacctgcgtcagcccaacaaagcggtgatctgcacttgcgcccatataaagcttcgaatggcgcgacaccaatactggtgtggtagctgttgttgtatgaaaactcaaccagaggcaaatgtttatcccagctaccgcccaaatccataacacatgctctcagcatgtcctccaatgtctgaatcgtccgctcgctttgaccgtcggtctgtgggtgaaacgcagtgctcagattcaactttgagccaaaagcttcctggaaggattgccatatccttgacacgaaccttccgtctctatcagagataatcaagagaggtactccatggcgtgtaacaatctctctcatgtaaatttcggccagtttgctcgtattatccttctctcggataggtaggaagtgtgctgtcttcgttaagcgatccactattacccaaatagtgtcatggcctcttggcgttcttggcaacttcgtaataaaatccatagagatttgttcccacttccacttgggaatctctggttgctgcagaagtcccgaaggcttctggtattccgccttaaccttggctcatgttaaacatttgctcacataaacagcaacatcgcctttcatcctaggccaccaataataatctttaagatcctggtacatcttatccgctccagggtggatagagtaccgcgatttgtgagcttcatcgaaaataaccttccttaaacctccaaacaaaggaacccaaatccttttctcaaaacacaacgttccttccctgtttggtaccaataacttctccatcccacggagatactcttcttcaaggtttttCTCCTTGAGGGCTTCCtcctgcgcggcacgaatgcgcagaggaaagttggttcgaataaccatttccaaagccctaacccttatgggcttgattctctcttttcgacttagggcatcggcgaccacattcgccttccctggatgatacttaatctcgcagtcgtagtcattcaacagttctacccatcgtctttgcctcatgttcaactccttctggttgaatatatgttggaggctcttgtgatctgtgaagattgtgcacttcgtaccataaaggtagtgtctccagatctttaaagcaaaaactactgcgcctagctccaaatcgtgtgtggtatagttcttctcgtgtaccttcagttggcgtgacgcgtaggcaataaccttttgacgttgcatcaacacacaacccaatccttgacgcgatgcgtcgcagtataccacaaaatcatctgtaccttccggtagggctaagattggcgcgttgcaaagcttatctttcaatatctgaaatgcttcctcctgtttgattccccaatcaaacttcttgtctttctgcgtgaggagcgtcaatggttgagcgatctttgaaaaattctcaatgaatcttcggtaatagccagccaaacccaagaattgccgaatctcggttggcgtctttggcgtttcccaatccttgatcgcctcgatcttggggatccacgtggattccatctccattcaccacgtgcccaaggaattgcacttctcttagccaaaactcgcacttagagaacttggcgtacagctgttccttctttagcagctccagaatggctcttaaatgctgctcgtgttcatCCTTCGtccttgaataaatcaaaatatcatcgatgaatacaatcacgaacttatccaagtacgccttacaaactcgattcatcaaatccatgaacactgcaggtgcgtttgtcaaaccaaacggcataacgagtaacttgtagtgtccatatcgagttctgaaggctgtcttcgggatactatcctcctgtatccttagctgatggtatccagatcgaagatcgatctttgaataaaagcttgaaccttgtagttggtcaaacagatcatcgattcttggcaggggatacctattcttgatcgtcagcttgttcaactctctgtagtcaatacacatacggaaactaccgtccttcttcttgacaaacaaaactagagctccccaaggcgagaagctcggtcggatgaatcccttgtctaacaactcttgaagttgtgtcgacagttcctgcatctcggacggggcaagtctgtagggtgccttagccacaggcgcggcgcctggaactaagtcaatgcgaaactccacttgtctttgtggcggcaagccaggcaaatcttctgggaagacttctgggtactccctcacgacagggatgtcttcgatctttggctcagcagccttcttatctacaatgtgtgccagaaaggcagcacatcccttctgcaaacactttcttgccttcaggcagctaataatcctcaacggcgtctcacgcttctctccgtgaacaataatggtctcaccatcatcggtcgggatacgaacgaccttctcatgacaaactatctcggccttgttactcgataaccaatccatccctactaccacgtcgaagcttcccaactggactggtagtagatctagagcgaactcgcgctctcccaactcgattacgcaacctcgaatcacctcattagcttctactaacttcccatttgctaattcgatcgagtacggggtatctaacttactagcggctaaaccaagcatattcttaaattctaacgatacgaagctataatcggcgccagtatcaaataaaacggatgcatagcgttggtttacagggaacgtaccagtgacaacattgggatcctggcgcgcttcccttgcttctatgttgaaaacccttccgcaggcttggttcaattccgggcaattcctcttgtaatgcccaacatcaccgcagttgaaacatccgggcctctgcccgttcccaccattgtttcccgcttggttgtttctctgattacgattcatggcgcccgcttggtttgcgtTGTTGACttggtttccatcacctccattgttcccttgggggcggttcccagtaccaccacggttatttctATTCCCACATCCTCTCTGGCCTCCCTGGCCAGCAGTagcccaacaagtctccttcaggtggccagtctttccacatgcttcacaaaccttcaacccacaacggccagaatgatggcgctggcagctattacacttgggctgggcgcccatgtatccctttcctttcttcctactACCAGCTGTATCTTGCGCTGGCGCatttgattcccctttcttaaccaccaccccggtgccctgcttgaagtttgaaaactttcgCTTGTtccctccagatgactccacatgagtctccttcttctttggctccgcttcatcaaacttgttcaaacgaattgcctcctccgtaagagccacgcttaaatcaatggcttcagtgatagtcgcaggtttggaggaggtcaccatgcttatgatttgaggagctaatccccaaatgaagcgttcgattcttttgaactcaggagtgaccatgtagggtaccacatgcgacaagtcgtggaacctctgaacatactctgctatcttaggaccttccattttcaaatgccagaactcggtctccaatctctgaatttcagcgcgggaacagtactttttgcgcatgagttctttcaattCGGTCCATGTCAgcgcataagcagcagcttcgccaagggtctgtacttgcaagttccaccaggatagggctccatccaaaaatagcccagagatgtaagtgacttgctgatccaatgtgcatttgctcatgcgaagaacggattctgttttctcagcccagcggacaaaagcgacagcacctcctgtgccatcaaagtttacgggcttgcagtccaagaactgtttgtaggtgcaccctgcacatacattataacgcatgattggcattagcattcttgctaaggaaatccatttaggtcatggtatgtcttaacgacttagggttaccatgaggcggattgttattgttgccagtgttgccagagttgcttccactcattcctccttgagaggcagcatattgagcaatagcagcagcaatgac encodes:
- the LOC110924116 gene encoding extensin-like, producing MPPPITTAVAHLRHRYQPTPPTATTATTFHHRRHRYHLQPSPPATFVVTHHHHRSHRPTPSPLAAVSTNQHRRRYNCHLSPPTIADATSDHHRRRHPPPPSLSTTNTHRHHRYHLPPPSPPLPPPTTAATHLRRHPPPPSLSPPVAVSTHQHRCRYNCHLSPPTIAAHH